In Corynebacterium nuruki S6-4, the following proteins share a genomic window:
- a CDS encoding succinic semialdehyde dehydrogenase produces MTSTTLKRLPYGPLPDAFAAELRALTTNAVTGNLESGDRLEIEGPFTGETIGWVGRGTEDEVAEAFDRARAAQKIWAKTPYKQRGKILLRFHDLVLKHRELLMDLVQLETGKSRDSAYEEILHTAITARYYGNHVGAILKPKKHTGVIPVLTRSVEHHLPKGVIGQISPWNYPLTLGISDSLPGLAAGNALVAKPDSSTPFTSLLAFKLLFEAGLPRQLVQLVTGPGRVVGNAIAETCNFLMFTGSTATGKTLGEIAGRRLIGYSAELGGKNPMVVTGDADVDKIMPAVLTGCFANSGQLCVSIERIYVHKNVYDEFVPKFAAATSALPLGAGYDWDVLMGSLQSAQQLATVEKYVDDAVDKGATLVAGGKARPDLGPYFYEPTVFTDVSDDVLLKREEIFGPVVYVEKVDSYDEAVEKANDTDYGLNASVFGASKTANEVAGRIYSGTVNINDGYAAAFASVDNEMGGTKESGQGRRQGHYGMLKYTETQNITEQRLIPIRGPQFLKPKPYALVMSILLSLGKKTGILR; encoded by the coding sequence ATGACCTCAACGACGCTGAAGCGACTCCCCTACGGCCCGCTGCCCGACGCCTTCGCCGCCGAGCTCCGCGCCCTGACCACCAATGCCGTCACCGGGAACCTCGAATCCGGCGACCGGCTCGAGATCGAGGGCCCGTTCACCGGTGAGACCATCGGCTGGGTCGGCCGCGGTACCGAGGACGAGGTCGCCGAGGCCTTCGACCGGGCCCGTGCCGCCCAGAAGATCTGGGCCAAGACCCCCTACAAGCAGCGCGGGAAGATCCTGCTGCGCTTCCACGACCTCGTGCTCAAGCACCGCGAACTGCTCATGGACCTCGTCCAGCTGGAGACCGGTAAGAGCCGGGACTCCGCCTACGAGGAGATCCTCCACACCGCGATCACCGCCCGCTACTACGGCAACCATGTCGGCGCGATCCTCAAGCCGAAGAAGCACACCGGCGTGATCCCGGTCCTCACCAGGTCCGTCGAGCACCATCTGCCCAAGGGCGTGATCGGTCAGATCTCCCCGTGGAACTACCCGCTCACCCTCGGTATCTCCGACTCGCTGCCCGGCCTCGCCGCCGGCAACGCACTCGTCGCCAAGCCGGACTCCTCCACCCCGTTCACCTCCCTGCTGGCCTTCAAGCTGCTCTTCGAGGCCGGTCTGCCCCGCCAGCTCGTCCAGCTGGTCACCGGTCCGGGCCGCGTCGTCGGCAACGCCATCGCCGAGACGTGCAACTTCCTGATGTTCACCGGCTCCACCGCCACCGGCAAGACCCTCGGCGAGATCGCCGGACGCCGCCTCATCGGCTACTCCGCCGAGCTCGGCGGCAAGAACCCCATGGTCGTCACCGGGGACGCCGACGTCGACAAGATCATGCCGGCCGTCCTCACCGGCTGCTTCGCGAACTCCGGTCAGCTGTGCGTCTCCATCGAGCGCATCTACGTCCACAAGAACGTCTACGACGAGTTCGTCCCGAAGTTCGCCGCGGCCACCTCCGCGCTGCCGCTCGGCGCCGGCTACGACTGGGACGTCCTGATGGGGTCGCTGCAGAGCGCCCAGCAGCTCGCCACCGTCGAGAAGTACGTCGATGACGCGGTCGACAAGGGCGCGACCCTCGTCGCCGGCGGTAAGGCCCGCCCGGATCTCGGTCCCTACTTCTACGAGCCCACCGTGTTCACCGACGTCTCCGACGACGTCCTGCTCAAGCGCGAGGAGATTTTCGGCCCGGTCGTCTACGTGGAGAAGGTCGACTCCTACGACGAGGCCGTGGAGAAGGCCAACGACACCGACTACGGCCTCAACGCCTCCGTCTTCGGCGCGTCGAAGACCGCCAACGAGGTCGCCGGCCGGATCTACTCCGGCACGGTGAACATCAACGACGGCTACGCCGCCGCCTTCGCCTCCGTCGACAACGAGATGGGCGGCACGAAGGAATCCGGTCAGGGCCGCCGCCAGGGCCACTACGGCATGCTCAAGTACACCGAGACGCAGAACATCACCGAGCAGCGGCTCATCCCGATCCGCGGCCCGCAGTTCCTCAAGCCGAAGCCGTACGCACTGGTGATGTCGATCCTGCTCTCGCTGGGCAAGAAGACCGGCATCCTGCGGTAG
- a CDS encoding Bax inhibitor-1/YccA family protein — MKSSNPYMTSLTKAEGELQRGQAMAHQAGGQGWGGQGGGYAQNPYGQQYQQSPNYAAPAASADRPMTVDDVVTKTGITLAVIVVFAAVNLFIGVSGNTSLALGLTFLGAIGGFIAVLVSSFGKKYGSAATTLIYAAFEGLFVGGFSWVLTDVKIGGAGGAGLIFQAVLGTVGVFLGMLVVYKTGAIRVTPKFTKFMLSALIGVAVLALGNLVISFFGDGAGPLRDGGALGWIFSLVCIGLAAMSFLLDFDTADKLIRAGAPSKMAWGVALGLAVTLVWLYTEILRVLSMLQGD, encoded by the coding sequence GTGAAGAGTTCGAATCCCTACATGACCTCGCTCACCAAGGCGGAGGGGGAGTTGCAGCGCGGCCAGGCGATGGCCCACCAGGCCGGAGGTCAGGGCTGGGGCGGGCAGGGCGGCGGGTACGCCCAGAACCCCTACGGGCAGCAGTACCAGCAGTCCCCGAACTACGCCGCCCCGGCCGCCTCCGCCGACCGGCCGATGACCGTCGACGACGTGGTGACGAAGACCGGCATCACGCTCGCCGTCATCGTCGTCTTCGCCGCGGTCAACCTGTTCATCGGTGTCTCCGGGAACACGTCACTGGCCCTGGGCCTGACCTTCCTCGGCGCCATCGGCGGTTTCATCGCCGTCCTCGTCTCCTCCTTCGGGAAAAAGTACGGGTCCGCGGCGACCACGCTGATCTACGCGGCCTTCGAGGGCCTGTTCGTCGGCGGGTTCAGCTGGGTGCTCACCGACGTGAAGATCGGCGGCGCCGGCGGCGCCGGACTGATCTTCCAGGCGGTCCTGGGGACCGTCGGTGTGTTCCTCGGCATGCTCGTCGTGTACAAGACCGGTGCCATCCGCGTCACCCCGAAGTTCACGAAGTTCATGCTCAGCGCGCTGATCGGCGTGGCTGTCCTGGCCCTCGGCAACCTCGTCATCTCCTTCTTCGGTGACGGTGCCGGCCCGCTGCGCGACGGCGGTGCCCTCGGCTGGATCTTCTCGCTGGTGTGCATCGGTCTCGCCGCGATGAGCTTCCTGCTCGACTTCGACACGGCCGACAAGCTGATCCGTGCCGGTGCCCCCTCGAAGATGGCGTGGGGTGTGGCCCTCGGACTGGCGGTCACCCTGGTGTGGCTGTACACCGAGATTCTCCGCGTTCTGTCGATGCTGCAGGGCGACTGA
- the greA gene encoding transcription elongation factor GreA, producing the protein MADNQTTWLTQESYDRLSDELTALKNNRTALAAEINERREEGDLKENGGYHAAREQQGQEEARIVYLEELLDSATIGEAPQESGVALVGSVVHVYYDGDEDDKETFLIGTRGLESSNPDLETYSTDAPLGAALIGAKEGETREYQVPATGGTVSVTVVSAEPYDPDRDIPRDQQ; encoded by the coding sequence ATGGCCGATAATCAGACGACCTGGCTGACCCAGGAATCCTACGACCGTCTCTCTGACGAGCTGACCGCTCTGAAGAACAACCGCACGGCACTGGCAGCGGAGATCAACGAGCGGCGTGAGGAAGGAGACCTCAAGGAGAACGGCGGCTACCACGCCGCCCGTGAGCAGCAGGGCCAGGAAGAGGCCCGCATCGTCTACCTGGAGGAGCTGCTCGACAGCGCCACCATCGGCGAGGCCCCGCAGGAGTCGGGCGTCGCGCTCGTCGGCTCCGTCGTCCACGTCTACTACGACGGCGACGAGGACGACAAGGAGACCTTCCTCATCGGGACCCGTGGGCTCGAGTCCTCGAACCCCGATCTGGAGACCTACTCGACGGACGCCCCGCTGGGCGCCGCCCTCATCGGCGCGAAGGAGGGCGAGACCCGCGAGTACCAGGTCCCGGCCACCGGCGGCACCGTGTCGGTCACGGTCGTCAGCGCCGAGCCCTACGACCCGGACCGCGACATCCCCCGCGACCAGCAGTAG
- a CDS encoding DUF4307 domain-containing protein, with amino-acid sequence MSKASYGNSRSSGVSGKVIVIGVIVVLVAAGIFIWSQWRDSSDADVSGTVTGFETDTDDSIQMKLDITRDDSDQPAYCIVTAMNYDKAEVGRREAVVAGGGSETTRLTVVIPTHERAVATDVYGCSTVFPSYLDDHTSTDDSTTAGQ; translated from the coding sequence ATGAGCAAGGCGTCCTACGGCAATTCGCGGTCCTCCGGTGTGAGCGGCAAAGTCATCGTCATCGGCGTGATCGTGGTGCTGGTCGCCGCGGGCATCTTCATCTGGTCACAGTGGCGTGATTCGTCGGACGCCGACGTCTCCGGGACCGTCACCGGTTTCGAGACGGACACCGACGACTCGATCCAGATGAAACTCGACATCACCCGGGACGACTCGGACCAGCCCGCGTACTGCATCGTCACCGCCATGAACTACGACAAGGCCGAGGTCGGACGCCGCGAGGCGGTCGTCGCCGGCGGCGGGAGTGAGACGACCCGTCTCACCGTCGTCATCCCCACCCACGAGCGGGCCGTCGCCACCGACGTCTACGGCTGCTCCACCGTCTTCCCGTCCTACCTCGACGACCACACCAGCACGGACGACAGCACCACCGCCGGACAGTGA
- the mca gene encoding mycothiol conjugate amidase Mca: MRQNTGDRNSGGAAPGDGLRLLAVHAHPDDESSKGAATMAKYAHEGVEVMVLTCTGGERGSILNPKMDRPGVAEHMDEIRPAEMAEAARILGVEHRWLGYVDSGLPEGDPLPPLPEGCFALADTEEATQKVVAVLRDFRPHVMITYDENGGYPHPDHIKTHVVSVRAYEDAARADYHPELGPAWAVQKLYYTHGFVRRRFEVMAKADMEEGDGSLAGALERWQSMPDIMPRVTTRVDCADWFETRDAALRAHATQIDPDGAFFAIPMDLQKRLWPTEEFELARSRVKTELPEDDLFTGVVPDSGLSSDRL, encoded by the coding sequence ATGCGGCAGAACACAGGTGACAGGAACAGCGGCGGCGCCGCCCCCGGCGACGGGCTGCGCCTGCTGGCGGTGCACGCACACCCCGACGACGAGTCGAGCAAGGGTGCGGCGACGATGGCGAAGTACGCCCACGAGGGCGTGGAAGTGATGGTGCTGACCTGCACCGGGGGTGAACGGGGGAGCATCCTCAACCCGAAGATGGACCGGCCGGGCGTCGCCGAGCACATGGACGAGATCCGTCCCGCGGAGATGGCGGAGGCCGCCCGCATCCTCGGTGTGGAGCACCGGTGGCTCGGGTACGTGGACTCGGGGCTGCCGGAGGGGGATCCGCTGCCCCCCCTGCCGGAGGGCTGCTTCGCCCTCGCGGACACCGAGGAGGCCACGCAGAAGGTCGTCGCCGTGCTCCGGGACTTCCGCCCCCACGTCATGATCACCTATGACGAGAACGGCGGCTACCCGCACCCCGACCACATCAAGACCCACGTGGTCTCCGTCCGCGCCTACGAGGACGCCGCCCGGGCCGACTACCACCCCGAACTCGGCCCGGCGTGGGCGGTGCAGAAGCTGTACTACACGCACGGTTTCGTCCGGCGCCGGTTCGAGGTCATGGCGAAGGCCGACATGGAGGAGGGTGACGGTTCCCTGGCCGGTGCCCTCGAGCGCTGGCAGTCGATGCCGGACATCATGCCGCGGGTGACGACCCGCGTCGACTGCGCGGACTGGTTCGAGACCCGGGACGCCGCCCTGCGGGCTCACGCCACCCAGATCGACCCGGACGGGGCCTTCTTCGCGATTCCGATGGACCTCCAGAAGCGGCTGTGGCCGACCGAGGAGTTCGAACTCGCCCGCAGCAGGGTGAAGACCGAGCTTCCGGAGGACGACCTGTTCACCGGTGTGGTGCCGGATTCCGGACTCTCCTCCGATAGGCTGTGA
- a CDS encoding isoprenyl transferase: MILYPLYERRLVRELRDQPRPGHVAIIVDGNRRWARENGFADVSHGHRVGAEKIVEVANWCDEQGIGTFTVYLLSTENLRRSRAELDLLMGIIGDVSDELAEAKGKFRLHVMGRPDLLPEDLRERLACAEERTADHTGLRVNIAVGYGGRQEIVDATRALVDELVARGVPADELSSRITDDAIGDHLYTSGQTDPDLVIRTSGEQRLSGFLLWQSAYSEIWFTETYWPAFRRIDFLRALRDFAGRHRRFGK, translated from the coding sequence GTGATCCTCTACCCCCTCTACGAACGCCGGCTGGTCCGGGAACTGCGTGACCAGCCGAGGCCGGGGCATGTCGCGATCATCGTCGACGGCAACCGACGCTGGGCGCGGGAGAACGGGTTCGCCGACGTCTCCCACGGCCACCGGGTCGGTGCGGAGAAGATCGTCGAGGTCGCCAACTGGTGCGACGAACAGGGGATCGGCACCTTCACCGTCTACCTGCTGAGCACGGAGAACCTGCGACGCAGCCGGGCGGAACTCGATCTGCTGATGGGGATCATCGGCGACGTCTCCGACGAACTCGCCGAGGCGAAGGGGAAGTTCCGGCTGCACGTCATGGGCCGGCCCGACCTGCTGCCGGAGGACCTGCGGGAGCGGCTCGCCTGCGCGGAGGAACGCACCGCGGACCATACCGGACTGCGGGTCAACATCGCGGTGGGCTACGGCGGACGCCAGGAGATCGTGGACGCCACCCGTGCGCTCGTCGACGAACTGGTCGCCCGGGGCGTCCCCGCCGACGAGCTGAGCTCACGGATCACCGATGACGCGATCGGCGACCACCTCTACACCTCGGGGCAGACCGACCCCGACCTGGTCATCCGGACGTCGGGGGAGCAGCGGCTGTCCGGATTCCTGCTGTGGCAGTCGGCCTACTCGGAGATCTGGTTCACCGAGACCTACTGGCCGGCGTTCCGGCGCATCGACTTCCTGCGGGCGCTGCGGGACTTCGCCGGCCGGCACCGCCGGTTCGGGAAGTAG
- the coaA gene encoding type I pantothenate kinase: MPEISPYIELDRAQWQQLRKSMPQVLSEDELEELRGVGEDIDLEEVSEIYLPLSRLIDLRFQAMRRLNEATETFLGEDLPKVPFIIGVSGSVAVGKSTTARLLQVLLQRWESRPRVDLVTTDGFLYPADELNRRHMMGRKGSPETYDQKALLQFVTAVKSGAPDVPAPMYSHRTYDRLEEVHVVDRPDILIVEGLNVLQTGPTLMISDLFDFSVYVDAERSDIERWYIDRFLKLKNSAFKDPGAHFHYYAGLSDEDARTVAREIWQNTNLPNLMENILPTRVRASLVLTKGPDHLVESVRMRKI; encoded by the coding sequence ATGCCGGAAATCAGCCCGTACATCGAGCTCGACCGCGCCCAGTGGCAGCAGCTCCGAAAGTCCATGCCCCAGGTCCTCAGCGAGGATGAACTCGAGGAGCTCAGGGGTGTCGGCGAGGACATCGACCTCGAAGAGGTCAGCGAGATCTACCTGCCGCTGTCCCGGCTCATCGATCTCCGGTTCCAGGCCATGCGGCGGCTCAACGAGGCCACCGAGACCTTCCTCGGTGAGGATCTGCCGAAAGTCCCGTTCATCATCGGCGTCTCCGGGTCGGTGGCCGTCGGCAAGTCCACCACCGCTCGACTGCTCCAGGTGCTGCTGCAGCGCTGGGAGTCCCGCCCCCGGGTGGACCTCGTCACCACCGACGGTTTCCTCTACCCCGCCGACGAGCTCAACCGGCGGCACATGATGGGCCGCAAGGGCTCCCCGGAGACCTACGACCAGAAAGCGCTGCTGCAGTTCGTCACCGCCGTGAAGTCCGGCGCCCCGGACGTCCCCGCGCCGATGTACTCCCACCGCACCTACGACCGGCTCGAGGAGGTGCATGTCGTCGACCGCCCCGACATCCTCATCGTCGAGGGCCTCAACGTCCTGCAGACCGGCCCGACCCTCATGATCTCCGACCTCTTCGACTTCTCCGTCTACGTCGACGCCGAGCGCTCCGACATCGAACGCTGGTACATCGACCGTTTCCTCAAGCTGAAGAATTCCGCGTTCAAGGATCCCGGCGCCCACTTCCACTACTACGCCGGACTCTCCGACGAGGACGCCCGGACCGTCGCCCGCGAGATCTGGCAGAACACCAACCTGCCCAATCTCATGGAGAACATCCTGCCGACGCGTGTCCGGGCGTCCCTCGTGCTCACGAAGGGGCCGGACCACCTCGTCGAGTCGGTCCGGATGAGAAAGATCTGA
- the glyA gene encoding serine hydroxymethyltransferase yields the protein MSDTTQHNLPLGEFDPEVASAIAGELARQRDTLEMIASENFVPRAVLQAQGSVLTNKYAEGYPGRRYYGGCENVDIIEDLARDRAKAVFGAGFANVQPHSGAQANAAVLATLANPGDKIMGLSLDHGGHLTHGMKLNFSGKLYDVAAYQVDPETMRLDMDQVREQAIKEKPQVIIGGWSAYPRHEDFAAFRAIADEVGAKLWVDMAHFAGLVAAGLHPSPVPFADVTSTTVHKTLGGPRSGMIVLNDRELFKKINSAVFPGQQGGPLMHVIAAKAVAMKIAQTEEFRDRQARTLEGAKILAERLTAKDAVEAGVNVLTGGTDVHLVLVDLRNSEMNGQEAEDLLHDVGITVNRNAVPFDPRPPMVTSGLRIGTPALASRGLDAAAFTEVADIIGTALVQGKNADTTALRARVDKLAEQFPLYPGLEDWKLA from the coding sequence ATGAGCGACACCACCCAGCACAATCTCCCCCTCGGGGAGTTCGACCCGGAGGTGGCCTCGGCCATCGCCGGAGAGCTCGCGCGGCAGCGCGACACGCTCGAGATGATCGCGAGCGAGAACTTCGTGCCGCGCGCTGTGCTGCAGGCACAGGGTTCGGTGCTGACGAACAAGTACGCCGAGGGTTACCCCGGACGCCGCTACTACGGCGGCTGCGAGAACGTCGACATCATCGAGGACCTCGCCCGCGACCGGGCGAAGGCCGTCTTCGGTGCCGGCTTCGCCAACGTCCAGCCCCACTCGGGGGCACAGGCCAACGCCGCCGTGCTCGCCACCCTGGCGAACCCGGGCGACAAGATCATGGGCCTGTCCCTCGACCACGGTGGGCACCTCACCCACGGCATGAAGCTGAACTTCTCCGGCAAGCTCTACGACGTGGCCGCCTACCAGGTGGACCCGGAGACGATGCGGCTGGACATGGACCAGGTCCGTGAGCAGGCCATCAAGGAGAAGCCGCAGGTCATCATCGGTGGCTGGTCGGCGTACCCGCGCCACGAGGACTTCGCGGCCTTCCGCGCGATCGCCGACGAGGTCGGGGCGAAGCTGTGGGTCGACATGGCCCACTTCGCCGGGCTCGTCGCCGCCGGGCTGCACCCCTCGCCGGTGCCGTTCGCGGACGTCACCTCCACGACGGTGCACAAGACCCTCGGCGGTCCGCGGTCGGGCATGATCGTGCTCAACGACCGTGAGCTGTTCAAGAAGATCAACTCCGCGGTCTTCCCCGGCCAGCAGGGCGGCCCGCTGATGCACGTCATCGCCGCCAAGGCCGTGGCGATGAAGATCGCGCAGACCGAGGAGTTCCGCGACCGGCAGGCCCGCACCCTCGAGGGCGCGAAGATCCTCGCTGAGCGGCTGACGGCGAAGGACGCGGTCGAGGCGGGCGTCAACGTCCTCACCGGCGGCACCGACGTGCACCTGGTGCTCGTCGACCTGCGCAACTCCGAGATGAACGGCCAGGAGGCAGAGGACCTGCTGCACGACGTGGGCATCACGGTGAACCGCAATGCGGTGCCGTTTGACCCGCGCCCGCCGATGGTCACCTCCGGGCTGCGCATCGGGACGCCCGCCCTGGCGTCCCGTGGTCTCGACGCCGCCGCCTTCACCGAGGTCGCCGACATCATCGGCACTGCCCTGGTGCAGGGGAAGAACGCGGACACCACCGCGCTGCGCGCCCGGGTCGACAAGCTCGCCGAGCAGTTCCCGCTGTACCCGGGCCTCGAGGACTGGAAGCTGGCCTGA
- a CDS encoding isochorismatase family protein codes for MRALIVVDVQNDFCPGGALATDRGAEVAADITTYLRAAREAGTYGAVVGTKDWHIDPAGHFAPEGTAPDFEETWPVHCLADSDGAQSHPALDTSLIDAWFLKGEHTAAYSGFEGHPAGAPESSLADWLRDHDVDAVDVCGIATDFCVRATALDAVAEGFDVRVLTDLCAPVTPGGGAVAFTQMSYVGVDLIDNHFH; via the coding sequence GTGCGTGCCCTCATCGTGGTCGACGTCCAGAACGACTTCTGTCCCGGCGGCGCCCTGGCGACCGACCGCGGTGCGGAGGTCGCCGCGGACATCACGACGTACCTGCGTGCCGCCCGCGAGGCCGGGACGTACGGTGCGGTGGTCGGGACGAAGGACTGGCACATCGACCCGGCGGGACATTTCGCCCCGGAGGGTACGGCGCCCGACTTCGAGGAGACCTGGCCGGTGCACTGCCTGGCCGACAGTGACGGGGCGCAGAGCCACCCCGCGCTGGACACCTCGCTGATCGACGCCTGGTTCCTCAAGGGTGAGCACACTGCCGCCTACTCCGGTTTCGAGGGGCATCCCGCAGGTGCTCCGGAGTCGTCACTCGCGGACTGGTTGCGGGATCACGACGTGGACGCGGTCGACGTGTGCGGCATCGCCACGGACTTCTGTGTCCGCGCCACGGCACTGGACGCCGTCGCCGAGGGCTTCGACGTCCGGGTGCTCACCGACCTGTGCGCGCCGGTGACGCCCGGTGGTGGGGCGGTCGCCTTCACCCAGATGTCGTATGTCGGCGTCGACCTGATTGACAATCATTTCCATTAG
- a CDS encoding heme/hemin ABC transporter substrate-binding protein, whose amino-acid sequence MKKIRSHVSVPAALLAVVLPVAVTVAGCSPADQKDSPGTTATASAATGPVEVDPLGDVTPVTDDPGEGRPEAARIVALDQYGTFTRILDGLGLADRIVGRSVASSEPALADVPVVTRHGHEIDVESVLEQHPGLVLIDEKDPAGGASAGAVSQLRGAGVTVETVDLTRNPDTVADNIRTVARHVGLPEVGEKLADRSAESIARAKDTVAGLAGSAGGDRPRMVFLFQRGTGTFLLMGGPSGGAPLIPALGGRDVAGEQGVDRSVPATAEALAAMDPEIILTVRTGGGVDALLRQPGVAQTTAGREQRVIALPDAEAMSFGPQTGESLARYAEAVWQGR is encoded by the coding sequence GTGAAGAAAATCCGGTCCCACGTCTCCGTTCCCGCCGCCCTGCTCGCCGTCGTCCTGCCGGTGGCGGTGACGGTCGCCGGCTGCAGCCCGGCCGACCAGAAGGACAGCCCCGGGACCACCGCCACGGCCTCGGCTGCCACCGGGCCCGTGGAGGTCGACCCGCTGGGTGATGTCACCCCGGTGACCGACGATCCGGGGGAGGGGCGTCCCGAAGCCGCCCGCATCGTCGCCCTCGACCAGTACGGGACGTTCACCCGGATCCTCGACGGGCTCGGTCTCGCCGACCGGATCGTGGGGCGGTCGGTGGCGTCCTCCGAGCCGGCACTCGCCGATGTCCCGGTCGTCACCCGCCACGGCCACGAGATCGACGTCGAATCGGTCCTGGAACAGCACCCCGGCCTGGTCCTCATCGACGAGAAGGACCCGGCCGGCGGCGCGTCGGCCGGTGCGGTCTCCCAGCTGCGCGGCGCGGGGGTGACCGTCGAGACGGTCGACCTGACCCGCAACCCGGACACGGTCGCCGACAACATCCGGACCGTCGCCCGGCATGTCGGACTGCCGGAGGTGGGGGAGAAGCTCGCCGACCGGTCCGCGGAGAGCATCGCGCGGGCGAAGGACACGGTCGCCGGACTCGCCGGATCCGCCGGTGGGGACCGCCCGCGGATGGTCTTCCTGTTCCAGCGCGGGACCGGCACCTTCCTGCTCATGGGCGGCCCCTCGGGCGGCGCCCCGCTGATCCCCGCCCTCGGCGGCCGCGATGTCGCAGGGGAGCAGGGCGTGGACCGCTCGGTCCCGGCGACCGCCGAGGCACTCGCCGCGATGGATCCCGAGATCATCCTCACGGTCCGCACCGGGGGCGGGGTGGACGCCCTGCTCCGGCAGCCGGGTGTCGCGCAGACGACCGCCGGCCGGGAACAGCGGGTCATCGCCCTGCCGGACGCCGAGGCGATGTCCTTCGGCCCGCAGACGGGGGAGTCCCTGGCCCGCTACGCCGAAGCAGTCTGGCAGGGGCGGTAG
- a CDS encoding enoyl-CoA hydratase/isomerase family protein gives MSLVDIRDAAGVRTITINRPDAYNSLNRELRLALIDAFSDAAAASTAGGPVRVVVLAAAGKAFCSGQDLKEQLRDAREGTGTGKVVEEYNPMMAALLSIPVPVIAAVQGPAAGAGWGIAMACDFRVVSAAASFKGAFSGVGLASDSGLSQSLTDAVGQARALELLLFDEKIPAARAAELGFVTSVVEPAELADAVAGLAQRFATGPTASYREIKALVRDAAAVNARADEEGEAQRRLFTTADHTEAMAAFLEKRAPQFRGE, from the coding sequence ATGAGCCTTGTCGACATCAGGGACGCCGCGGGCGTCCGTACCATCACCATCAACCGCCCCGACGCGTACAACTCGCTGAACCGGGAGCTGCGTCTCGCGCTGATCGACGCATTCTCCGACGCCGCAGCGGCCTCGACCGCCGGCGGCCCGGTGCGCGTCGTCGTTCTCGCCGCGGCCGGCAAGGCATTCTGCTCCGGCCAGGACCTCAAGGAACAGCTGCGCGACGCCCGGGAGGGGACCGGCACCGGCAAGGTCGTCGAGGAGTACAACCCGATGATGGCGGCCCTGCTGTCGATCCCGGTGCCCGTCATTGCGGCGGTGCAGGGGCCGGCCGCCGGTGCCGGCTGGGGTATCGCGATGGCCTGCGACTTCCGCGTGGTCTCTGCTGCGGCGAGTTTCAAGGGGGCGTTCTCCGGGGTGGGGCTGGCCAGCGACTCCGGACTCTCGCAGTCGTTGACGGACGCCGTGGGACAGGCCCGCGCGCTGGAGCTGCTGCTGTTCGACGAGAAGATCCCCGCCGCCCGTGCCGCGGAGCTCGGGTTCGTCACCTCGGTGGTGGAACCGGCGGAGCTCGCCGACGCGGTCGCGGGGCTGGCTCAGCGGTTCGCGACCGGGCCGACGGCGTCCTACCGGGAGATCAAGGCGTTGGTGCGGGATGCGGCCGCGGTGAATGCGCGGGCCGACGAAGAGGGGGAGGCCCAGCGGCGGTTGTTCACCACCGCGGACCACACCGAGGCGATGGCGGCCTTCCTGGAGAAGCGGGCCCCGCAGTTCCGCGGGGAGTGA
- a CDS encoding DDE-type integrase/transposase/recombinase: MAWAAGNSVDYAFATAWDAGIMIASKRSWWRIAGDLDQATRPVAPTRGTGTSKKRPTPVVVATGPNQVWSWDITDLKSPYARKTFKAYSVIDIYSRMIIAWRVADREDKSLVNEMFSQAIEAYGPPGVVHADNGTVMKSNDLKNLLSDHGVQMSHNRPYVSNDNPYSESEFRTMKYRPDYPGVFDSLEDARTFLRSYVPWYNTCHKHSGVALFSPQDVFDGTWKTKHQRRDDALQRYFDRHPERFRGRPRTRKPAEVVGINHRQEATV, translated from the coding sequence TTGGCCTGGGCGGCCGGCAATTCGGTGGACTACGCGTTCGCCACCGCGTGGGACGCCGGGATCATGATCGCGTCGAAGCGGTCCTGGTGGCGCATCGCCGGTGACCTGGACCAGGCCACCCGCCCGGTTGCCCCGACGAGGGGCACCGGCACGTCGAAGAAGCGGCCCACACCGGTGGTGGTCGCCACCGGCCCGAACCAGGTGTGGAGTTGGGACATCACGGATCTGAAGTCGCCGTACGCCCGGAAGACGTTCAAAGCGTACTCGGTGATCGACATCTACTCGCGGATGATCATCGCCTGGCGGGTCGCCGACCGCGAGGACAAGTCTCTGGTCAACGAGATGTTCTCCCAGGCGATCGAGGCCTACGGACCTCCCGGGGTCGTGCACGCTGACAACGGGACGGTGATGAAGTCCAACGACCTGAAGAACCTGCTCAGTGACCATGGTGTGCAGATGAGTCACAACCGGCCGTACGTGTCCAACGACAATCCGTACTCCGAGTCAGAGTTCCGAACGATGAAGTACCGGCCGGACTACCCGGGCGTCTTCGACTCACTCGAGGATGCCCGGACGTTCCTGCGGTCGTATGTGCCCTGGTACAACACCTGCCACAAGCACTCGGGAGTTGCGTTGTTCAGCCCGCAGGATGTCTTCGACGGGACGTGGAAGACCAAACACCAGCGCCGGGATGATGCACTGCAACGCTACTTCGACCGGCATCCGGAGCGGTTCCGTGGCAGGCCGAGGACCCGGAAGCCGGCGGAGGTCGTCGGCATCAATCACAGGCAGGAAGCAACGGTTTAG